Genomic segment of Hydractinia symbiolongicarpus strain clone_291-10 chromosome 5, HSymV2.1, whole genome shotgun sequence:
ctttattgttttctttatcaTTCTAAAAGGAGATCATGTTGATAAAAACTAATGTACATAGTAAATCTTATCTTTAAACAGTGTAATACGATTCCATACCTTTTCTATGAGATTCAGATAATATATTGCAATTTGAGTGAATATATTGATTCCATCAAGTGTTATTCCAACAATGATCTGCGATTCTTTTACATGGTCTGCAATATTTCCGAAAGCATAACATAATCGCACAGTTGTTTCcttaagaaaagaaaagtatTACCTGTACACAACTAAGAAAGTTAATTCAAAGTTTGAGATAACATAACACTAATGTTAGCAAAAACTCActaacgaaaacaaaacaatggACCAATAAGGCTATATTATGCCATCGAAATAACAACtacatataaaattttaatgtttttacctGTTTTTTATAGTGAGTTCGTAAACCCTCCAACAAAGTTTTGtatccttttttaaaattatgtaaCACGTTACATGCTTCAAGTGAAGTTGTTAGTTTGCTATGAAAAAAACAGGCAATCGTTTAAAATGTGTTTAAGGcaaaaaaaacccacaaaaaGAATTAGTCTAAATCAGTGAGAAAGTCCCTGTTAATACAAAttattaaaggttacctcctacgaaaaataaagttaattgcatATGGAAGAGCTAGaaggttgtctaggaatttgaatatattttttaaaattcttgattggttctttataatttggactaagaagattcactaattatgcatgatgtgaGAGTATGCTTTGCTGGTCGTTCACTTTGAcacgttttaaacattttacataaatttcaatatttagttgccataattatgctcaatgctaactcatgacgttataatttcgcataattagtgCACCTTTGAAGACAAATATCTCAAGagcggataaagatttttcaaaaaaaataaaaagatttctggagaactttcaaagatcttCCATATttgctcaacttgatttttcccaggaggtaacctttaaacaATGATGTTCAGGAAgcattatatataattaaagtAGATTATGATGAATGTACACAATTGATTACCTAAATATCTTGGATACATTCAAAAAATACTCGCGATCTTTAAATCTTGTTTCAGTCAATGTCAACAATTTTTCCAAGATATTATAGGATATGAATTCTTTAAAAAGAGAGGTGTTGTTGGCAAAATTACTTAGAGCTGATGTGacctaaaaaaatgataaaatacataaagactaaaaaaaattctgtttaagtGATGAAGATAGTTTAAGGAAGTGACTTTCAGCAATACCAAAGACTTCCTTAAAGCAACACTTAAAGTATGGAACATAGATGCATATGATTCTCGTAAAATTAACCTTAATAAAATAGGATTGCCTAAGCCTTTCCCTGACTAAAATGAAAATTTCTTGACTaagtaaacttttttaataaaaacatttttaaacaatatgtgaaaagcaaaatttaatttgCACTCTAGACCAAGaaggacttggcaggaggtaatAATAACTGACTAGATGCTGAGGAAGTTTATAACTAAcgcagtctagatcagattggaagaagtTCATAAATGTACCCTGTCCACCCAATGGTAGCATGGAAAACAAACATTacgcagcccttaaaattaattGCTGGCGTGGTTTCATTTCGCGACGGCAAAAAACTGCCGACGCTGTTCAGATCCACTTGCTTAACGTGTTGTCCCACTTTCTGGCTAAACAGCCTACTAATGTTGATGCTCGCAACTTTAAACCACTTCCTTCTACCGGCATACTGCAAACATTAGAAACAATCGATTTAATACGGTGGCTAAAATCgtcaaagaaaaaatttattttgttctgtGTATTTTTAGATATtgttaaaagtttctttttctaaCCGTTCATCCAATTTATTCTTTTGTGTGAAAATAATTCACAAGTTTTGCTTAGTTACCAAGGTTGAAGTAAAAAAGAATTATGCTAGATActgttaatatttaaataatattttcaaaattgctgACACTTCACTTTCTTGCGCCGGCTAATTATTGCTAAGGGATTGCCGCTGTAAACAACTATGTCTGGTTTTTGGGCTAATTTCGAGGTCTTTTACGTCAAGAACGATTCACACAATAAAACTTCCCCACTTCTCCCTTACTTTTGGAAATTCTTTAATAAACTTTACATTGTTATGTATTAACTTGCTAAACATGAGATAAAGTTACCTGAACTAGCATGTGACAACTTTCTTTGTTACGAGCTGCATCATTTGTTAActaaaatcaattaaatgttACGATATTAAAAGTATACCTATGCAAAAAACAACACTTTGAAAATTATCCTCAGACTATAAACAACAGTTGTTTATAGTCTGATGATGTTCTTAGTGTATGGAAAGTTAATTTTCGTTTTGAATTTACATGCTAAACAGGAGTTTAGcatgtaaaataataaaataggtAAATTCATTAGCCTTTTTTTCACTGAGCatgtatttttaattgtttgtgAAATTGTAATAGATTTACACTCCATAATCTGTCAAGTTTCATTAATTAAAACTGAGCTTTTTCTGTTAGTGATACAATATCTCTGCCAATAGTGTCTCAAGTACTTGTAGCTACTATTTATTCAGATAGtaacacataaaaaaaaaaaaaaaaacttacttcatcAATAGAGTACTGCAATAGATTAGAGATTGTTTTTAACACGCCATGCTTGATTAATTCAGCTTGAACCTTTTCatttaaagaaagaaactttaatGCACCAGTTAAATAAACAACACAGTCCACTAGATCCATTTGCTGAGGCTTCTCCATAAGAAGTAATAGTGGCTCTAAAATATAAATCGTTTATCTTGCAGAACAGTTTTATAGCAcaacataaaattgtttttcttttacatgCTAAGATTATATTCTAAACTCCTTAGGTGTTTGGAGCTTTGAATAAAAAgcaagttttttaataaaaaacaacagtatACCATTATAATTGTTTTAGCATCTTGACTTACCAATTAACTTTTCATCAACAAACAATGTGTCATGCTTTTTATTACGTCCAACTTTAAACAGCAGCTTACAGACAACTTCTAAATTTTTACCTGTTACTTCCAACTAAAAAAggcaaacaaaatgaaaatgaaaaattgaTAAGGCGGCTATGGATAGTATGTAATGGAAACGTTGCATGACTACAAAACAGATTTAAGAAATTGACGACTTCCTCTTATGGTACAAAAACACAATGAAATAAAACCCTACCGCAATAAAAAGTCGACTCAGCTTCAGTAACAATACAGCATTATGATCACTTGTACATTTAAAAACAGATGTTAAAAGCTCTGATCTCCGTTTAGAGCCTAATTTTGATTTTCCAAGCATATTTTCTGTCTTCAAGGTCCTCCATAAAACATCAAAGTTAACTAACAAAGAATCCATGTCACCATGTAGATGATTCAGTTCCATCTgttttaacaatggtctaacgGTTTCTTCGAAACACAAAACAGATCTTTCTTGGGCATTGGAGTAATTTGACACATCTCCAAATGAACTTGACCGCCTTAATGATGACAAATCTTCAGTTAAAGGCGTTCTCTCTTTAGGCCCACTGTGAATTCTTCGTGTTTCTGTTTCTAATAGGTCTCCAGGAGCAGTAGTTCTTCTCTGAACTACAGGTCTTCTATTGGTTTTGGAAAATTTTGGTTCGGAACTTTGAGGTGGTTTAGGAACAATAGAGCTTTTTAGTATAGGtgcattgttgttgttgttattaggATCATCTTGGTCAAATGTTACCTGAtgtcaaaataaagaaaaactggTTATTAGttggaaataaaataaaatatggaaataatggaaataaaaaattaaaagtagaaaAATACATTTTCCCAATCTTTTACGTTTTGACCtccaagaaattttaaaaatttgcaactctcatttaaaacattttttaaagcatGCTAATGGTAATTTatactttctttaaaaaaattaaaacataatttttaacataattttttgccTATATACAATGCTTTGGCAGATGCAAGTAATTATGTTAGTGTAATGGTTTAAATGTTTCTTAGCTTTATTTACAACAAAAAGCAAAACCAAAAATGACAAAGTCCATTAAAAGTTACTGTTAAAATATATCACAGGAATTCAAGGGTTGTCACAAACTTTTCTCAATTAAATTTCCAGACATATCAtaacaattattatttttttttgactcTTGGAGTGAAATGGATATTAATTAAAAAGAGAATATTTTTCCAGACTGAAACCTGGTGAAATAATTTGgaaatatatattattgtaATTTCAAGTCAGAAACAGTGCCAATTATTTAACTTATGCgaccaaggaggtttaaagaGAGAATGAGATACATCTCAGTAGTCTCTACTGAAACCATCCATTGTCGATTTGCAAGTTGCTGCATTGTTTTCAAAttcaattttgtaaacaaaattttttaaatcttgtgTGTAAATTATAAAAGTAACTGTTGCTGATTGttatttttgcataaattataaattatttttacagcgataaaaaattgtttgttttgtaatttgattgtttaaaatcattttttaatcatATCTTGTGGTATATATGCAGAAAATAAGTAAAATCAGCCGAATATAAGGGTTATTTTGGGGAAATtatggtaaaataaaaataaaaaacaatcttagaaaataaaaacgcaaaaaacaAGTAAATCATCACCCAATGAAAAACGCGTAAGAGATAGTAACAAATGATTAATATTTTCTATGCAAGAAACAATAGTCACCAAACACTGATTCTATACCGAAAGTTCAGtaactttgaagaaaaaaatatgtaacccCTCCTggagtaatattttttaaaagttttatcaaACATTTAACTGATGCTGTGCTAGAAGGGAACATACAGAAATATCTATaagatataaaattatattatatctCAGGGCAACAATTTACGCAATACAAGCTCCAAATACCAGCTGAATCGTTTTGCAAgtagagaaaaaaactttactagCATTAATTCTTATAGTTCTACAAAGCCATGTGTTTATTTATGTCCGTTGCAGTTCTTAATATGTTTAATGGGAGCACGTAAACAAACTTGAATAGAATTCGAATGGAAGTTGCTTAGATGAATCTCCTTGTTATAACATATATACCACACAATAGAGTATTATATATTCGTGCAAAAGTAATATtcaagaaattgaaaaacaaaTTGTTATCTAAACAATTATTGTAACTATTATCCAGACTTTTCCAGACATTTTTTAGACTAGTGAGGCACATCTAGACTATTTCCAGACTTTTTAGACTTTTCCAGACTTTGCTCTAATTCCACACATTCTGATtctaaaaatttagcaaaataattataaatgaCAAGActtgtaaataaaaagaaactaaATCAGAACTTACGTTCTCTTGGTCTGAATCAAAATATGaagaaatttctttaaaatcagGAACATTTTGGATGGGACTTAGCCTTTTGCCAGTTGGTGGACGGGAATCTGTGTAAGATGATGCTATGCTgcaatttaaaaacaagttaattATGGCTTTcaaaatttaggtaaaatacACATAGATCATGATATATATCCAAGGTTGATGAGTTATCCCTGTTAAATaacaattaaaaatgttatactTGTTATATTATAGACTACAGAAAGTAATAATCACTACTAATCATTTGGTGGAGTTTTATATCCATAGATGATATTGTGATAACTTGTGGTGTTGACCATaccaaatcatcatcatcatcatcatcatcatcatcatcatcatcatcatcatcatcatcatcatcatcatcatcatcatcatcatcatcatcatcatcatcatcatcatcatcatcatcatcatcatcatcatcatcatcattttcggcttaacgtccgttttccatgctagcatgggttggacggggtatgttaatgaccctcttccgatctgatctagactgtgttagatctaaactcaccttcctctgtatcaagtctgtccttataacctcctgccaagactttctcggtctgcctctgggctttgccccaggaactattaagtctctacactttcttacccaattatccccctccattctttccaagtgccccagccaattcaatctggATTTTTTCATGTAACTAGCTACTACTAATAGACCACAAGACTTTACAGAATAACTTTGttgaaaaggaacaaaataataAAGGAATACATGAAAACTGTTCAAATAACGCAGATTTTAGTATAAAATGAACAGATCATGATTCAGCAGTTGTAGaatgacaaaacaaaaaattaactaatacatattatgtaaaaaaaatcattaaaaatatctcttaaaaaaagtttttataaccACTACTATGTGTGCATAAATATCTCTTTATTTTGAAACTATACTTTAATAGAACATtacaaataacattttaaatcacgtaatttaccTGCAAGCTGATGGAGGACGATTTTGCTGATATTGCCCCTTGCTACCAAAAAGTGTCCTGGTACTTTCAGCAGGTGTAAAAGGCCTTTTAGTTTCCAATGATCGCACAGATGATCTTGCTTCTGAAATTATCTCGGCACTTGTTTTTTTACTTGCTTCATAAAATGGACGGTGTTTAGTTGACTTTTTTGTTTTAGGAGGTGATGGATCCATGGAATTATAAAACCTAAAATATATTGTATGTTTTTAGTTTCCGAAGATATTATATCTAAAAAAGAGAGTATAATTAAACatttatacacatttttataGGAACCAGATattttgatttgtgctaacAGATTATAATGTATCAAAGAATGGAAAGATATGTAAAGGATTGTCTTcataagtgtttaaaaaataatcgattcaatttgtataatattttatttaaaatgatctCTATATACGAtctcaaaacaaattaaaaaaaaaaatccaaaaaattgtttcaaatcATCCTTAAATAGTGTCAAATCACTTTGTTGAAttgaaaattgttttgaaattgtttctaaATAGTTTCACATTCGTTTTAtcctttcaaaaaattaaaattaatttgtaaGACTTAAATTCGTTTTGGTTGAATTGTTTTAACATTGCTTTTAATATAACAAGTTTATCACACAAGCgccaatttttaaagaaattaactaTCAAATTATGTAAATATCTGCATTCTtcatcacaaaaataaaaaaaaaatgagatagtagaaagcgaaaagatttttgtagattgtttaaatacaGTCAATATAGCATCATAGAAAGCAAAAATATCATTGTAGATGCTTTAACATTTTAGGAAAACAGTGttgtagaaagcaaaaaaaaattgctacagATCATTTAAATATAGTCAAAACAGCATCTAAATTTCGCTGTAGATCGTTTGAAAATCATGAAAATTGGATTGCAGAAAACAAAATCATTGCCGTagattaaaaatcataaaaccaTAATTGTGAAAACAAAGGGGTTGTAGTAGATGGTGTAGATTACAATTGTTTCTAAATCGTCGCAACAATTTAtagtaaattattattattattattattattattattaaaattattcaaaacgTTTTTCCAcaaaactgcagtagtcgatgtctctcattttattcttactgagcttgaccaacaaaactttgtttgtgctgtgctcattgacattagatagatagatagatgtgcatattttacatggctagcctcacaaatatcgagggatataccctgtctattatttccaggaggggccatggcttagatggagagtcctagagtatttaatgctcattttgagctacgcagacccaattagtagggcccacgctctactagacaactcccggcaacatccaacggcccacacagtgtgccatctccccaatttccctcacatggcttgggttaacccggggctatggtaacattcactcgcccatgttgaatcgccgtcaagaggaatcgaaccccggtctcccgcacagagtacgaaagctataaccactaatctacggcgccacgttgagaacaaaactattaactatatgggtattcctttgaggaggagcgaaaaagttaaatatcttggggtaacatttgatcaaaaaatgcaatgggaagagCACAATAAT
This window contains:
- the LOC130644501 gene encoding armadillo repeat-containing protein 2-like — translated: MDPSPPKTKKSTKHRPFYEASKKTSAEIISEARSSVRSLETKRPFTPAESTRTLFGSKGQYQQNRPPSACSIASSYTDSRPPTGKRLSPIQNVPDFKEISSYFDSDQENVTFDQDDPNNNNNNAPILKSSIVPKPPQSSEPKFSKTNRRPVVQRRTTAPGDLLETETRRIHSGPKERTPLTEDLSSLRRSSSFGDVSNYSNAQERSVLCFEETVRPLLKQMELNHLHGDMDSLLVNFDVLWRTLKTENMLGKSKLGSKRRSELLTSVFKCTSDHNAVLLLKLSRLFIALEVTGKNLEVVCKLLFKVGRNKKHDTLFVDEKLIEPLLLLMEKPQQMDLVDCVVYLTGALKFLSLNEKVQAELIKHGVLKTISNLLQYSIDELTNDAARNKESCHMLVQVTSALSNFANNTSLFKEFISYNILEKLLTLTETRFKDREYFLNVSKIFSKLTTSLEACNVLHNFKKGYKTLLEGLRTHYKKQETTVRLCYAFGNIADHVKESQIIVGITLDGINIFTQIAIYYLNLIEKNDKENNKESQSHSEDVIIKVVRVIANLSLSKDCGEAFANNSKCVDILLRILVKAVELHLSDELIINTTATINNISFFAKQKSTLMQKQQEFAKAFFKILLHENMDCVLEAVRVLGNLTQSKYVRELVIKNEVFKVFITLLDSQDPEVIFCTCGVLVNMMVDVSTRNLLKKFNAISKLIDILKDLAESDWLLAGMVCQILWNYSEKIKTSLSCFGENETDELITVLNELLEPELSLDYDGRPDVGDESIEFLKESWEEHFQPVGVMLLNRIERHHSELEPIISEPD